One Pochonia chlamydosporia 170 chromosome 5, whole genome shotgun sequence DNA segment encodes these proteins:
- a CDS encoding ankyrin repeats (3 copies) domain-containing protein: MSTRLLRRLGRGVFVFRSPVPSRRLPFRAGTIQRQVAFHHLPVMYRGPLPIGAIQEECWDEETECRFLYIGADPEQVHPAIWQGILQGDLEKLRNTIAAIPEDEREMTLWLHLAIEAGNEAAAALFMSAGADMAQMYGYHGGGRAAAPYRAIHKHMMELVRRMWEVTEDVPDPRPGNGGIRRNWWLAVAAECGHADMVEDMLGWSTDWDYDCALS; this comes from the coding sequence ATGTCGACTCGGCTACTGCGGCGTCTCGGCAGAggtgtttttgttttccgaTCGCCGGTGCCGAGCAGACGCTTGCCTTTCCGCGCTGGTACTATCCAACGGCAGGTCGCCTTTCACCACTTGCCTGTTATGTACCGAGGGCCTCTACCTATTGGGGCTATCCAAGAGGAGTGCTGGGACGAGGAGACGGAATGTCGCTTCCTCTACATTGGGGCAGACCCGGAGCAAGTCCACCCAGCTATCTGGCAGGGTATTCTACAAGGAGATCTTGAGAAACTAAGAAATACTATCGCTGCTATCCCAGAAGACGAGAGGGAGATGACGCTCTGGCTTCATCTCGCTATTGAAGCCGGAAATGAAGCCGCTGCTGCGCTTTTTATGAGCGCTGGAGCGGATATGGCGCAGATGTATGGCTATCATGGCGGAGGACGGGCTGCGGCTCCGTACCGCGCTATCCACAAGCACATGATGGAGCTGGTCAGGAGGATGTGGGAGGTTACAGAGGATGTCCCTGATCCAAGACCCGGTAACGGTGGAATTCGTCGCAACTGGTGGCTCGCCGTCGCTGCTGAGTGTGGACACGCCGACATGGTCGAGGACATGCTGGGATGGAGTACCGACTGGGACTACGATTGCGCTCTGTCGTAG
- a CDS encoding calcium-transporting ATPase 3 (similar to Aspergillus terreus NIH2624 XP_001209786.1), whose protein sequence is MAGKEGDEVQAHVSGQANKPMTAPAHALKIDDVVDQLQANVEVGLSTDEAKKRLEEYGRNEFGEQEGVQPLKIFIGQIANALTLVLILAMGASFGIQSWIEGGVISAVIILNIVVGFFQEFKAAKTMDSLRSLSSPTAQAIRNGNNETVVTAEIVPGDMVELKTGDTIPADIRLVEAVNFETNEALLTGESLPVRKEPVPTYADDTGPGDRLNVAYSSSTVTKGRARGVVFATGLYTEIGQIAAALRGKSSRRREPKRRDDGTTSFGRWLQAWSLTFSDAVGRFLGVNVGTPLQKKLSKLALLLLGTAIVCAIIVLGANKFDTKQEVIIYAVATGLSMIPASLIVVLTITMAAGTKRMVQRHVIVRNLKSLEALGAVSNICSDKTGTLTQGNMIVKKAWVPGRGTYSVGTTSEPFNPTVGQLGLKTAQPKDINFRGDDADGEPIDGADAATSDATLREYLNIASLANLASVHKVDDEWHGRGDPTEIAIQVFASRFNWNRLRLSAGENAQWQQVAEFPFDSDVKKMSVIFENKETKKQWLFTKGAVERLLHSCPQYAVGDEIQDLTEDIQEDVLKNMEAMARLGLRVLALASRTDIPHVKENEAELERGDFEQDLVFRGLIGLYDPPRPESAPSVRKCHEAGVSVHMLTGDHPETARAIALEVGILPTRMNEIAADVAKTMVMAASDFDKLTDQEIDELPLLPLVVARCAPQTKVRMIEALHRRKCFVAMTGDGVNDSPSLKRADVGIAMGQAGSDVAKEASDIVLTDDNFASILNAVEEGRRMFDNIQKFILHVLAENIAQACTLLIGLVFKDKRGISVFPLAPVEILWIIMITSGMPDMGLGFEIAAPDIMQRPPQNLKQGVFTPELLVDMVVYGLWMSGLCLASFVLVLYGFGNGAADLGDNCNNEYSEECKVVFRARATTFACLTWFALFLAWEMVNMRRSFFRMQPKSKRYFTQWIIDVWRNKFLFWAIVAGFVTMFPIIYIPGLNTVVFKHASISWEWGIVFVEAVLFFLGIEAWKWAKRVYFRRQARKRTNHQTDLETRTFGHYFKSGNASGEDEDGSNVDSEANSEKRDRSTGANGEKEAQ, encoded by the exons ATGGCCGGCAAAGAAGGTGATGAGGTGCAGGCGCATGTCAGTGGGCAGGCAAACAAGCCCATGACTGCTCCTGCACACGCATTGAAGATCGACGATGTTGTTGATCAGCTCCAGGCCAACGTTGAAGTTGGTCTTAGCACCGATGAGGCCAAGAAACGGCTGGAAGAGTATGGCCGCAACGAATTTGGCGAGCAAGAGGGTGTCCAGCCGCTCAAGATCTTCATTGGACAAATCGCGAATGCCCTGACACTTGTGCTTATTCTGGCTATGGGCGCCTCTTTTGGCATTCAGTCCTGGATCGAAGGTGGTGTCATTAGTGCTGTTATTATTCTCAACATCGTTGTCGGTTTCTTTCAAGAGTTCAAGGCTGCCAAAACCATGGATTCCCTTCGATCCCTCAGCTCTCCTACTGCACAAGCGATTCGAAATGGCAACAATGAGACTGTTGTCACGGCAGAAATCGTCCCTGGTGACATGGTTGAGCTCAAGACCGGAGACACAATTCCTGCTGATATCCGTCTGGTCGAAGCAGTCAACTTTGAGACCAACGAAGCGCTGCTGACCGGGGAATCTCTCCCCGTTCGAAAGGAACCTGTTCCGACATATGCAGATGATACTGGACCAGGCGACCGTCTCAATGTTGCTTACAGCTCTTCCACTGTCACCAAAGGCCGAGCACGAGGCGTAGTATTTGCTACTGGGCTTTATACTGAAATCGGTCAGATTGCTGCTGCGCTCCGTGGCAAAAGCTCGCGACGACGTGAGCCCAAGCGTCGAGATGATGGCACTACTAGCTTCGGCCGCTGGCTTCAAGCGTGGTCTCTCACATTTTCAGACGCTGTTGGCCGCTTCCTCGGTGTGAATGTTGGCACCCCTCTTCAAAAGAAACTATCCAAGCTCGCCCTGCTCCTGCTAGGCACGGCTATTGTATGCGCCATCATTGTCCTTGGCGCCAACAAATTTGACACCAAACAAGAGGTTATCATTTATGCAGTTGCTACAGGCCTGTCCATGATTCCTGCGTCGCTTATTGTCGTTCTtaccatcaccatggccgcAGGTACGAAGCGCATGGTCCAGCGTCACGTCATTGTTCGCAACTTGAAGAGTCTTGAAGCTCTCGGTGCAGTTTCTA ATATCTGCTCCGACAAGACTGGTACCCTTACCCAGGGTAACATGATTGTCAAAAAAGCCTGGGTTCCAGGGCGTGGTACATACTCCGTCGGGACTACCAGCGAGCCCTTCAACCCAACGGTTGGTCAACTCGGCCTCAAGACTGCCCAACCCAAGGATATCAATTTCCGCGGCGACGATGCCGATGGTGAGCCTattgatggtgctgatgctgctaCCTCGGATGCCACGCTCAGGGAGTATCTTAACATTGCCTCGCTTGCCAACCTTGCCTCCGTACACAAGGTGGATGATGAGTGGCATGGACGAGGTGACCCAACCGAGATCGCCATCCAAGTGTTCGCGTCACGATTCAACTGGAATCGTCTCCGCCTATCCGCCGGTGAAAACGCCCAATGGCAGCAGGTTGCCGAGTTCCCTTTTGATTCTGATGTGAAAAAGATGTCTGTCATTTTCGAAAACAAggaaaccaagaagcagTGGCTCTTCACCAAGGGTGCTGTTGAGCGCCTCCTTCACTCCTGCCCTCAATATGCTGTGGGTGACGAAATCCAAGATCTGACTGAGGATATTCAGGAAGATGTGCTCAAGAACATGGAGGCCATGGCTCGCCTCGGCCTTCGTGTGCTTGCCCTGGCTAGCCGAACGGATATTCCCCATGTCAAGGAGAACGAGGCCGAGTTGGAGCGTGGCGATTTCGAACAGGATTTAGTCTTTCGCGGTCTCATTGGCCTCTATGACCCCCCTCGTCCCGAATCCGCGCCGTCCGTGCGGAAGTGCCATGAAGCCGGTGTCAGCGTTCATATGTTGACTGGTGACCATCCAGAGACCGCCCGTGCTATTGCCTTGGAGGTTGGAATCCTACCAACCAGGATGAATGAGATTGCCGCTGATGTGGCCAAGACCATGGTAATGGCTGCATCAGATTTCGACAAACTAACTGACCAGGAAATTGACGAGCTTCCTCTGCTCCCCCTTGTCGTCGCCCGATGCGCCCCTCAGACCAAAGTTCGCATGATTGAAGCTCTCCATCGTCGAAAGTGCTTTGTCGCCATGACGGGTGACGGTGTCAACGACTCGCCTAGCTTGAAGCGCGCTGACGTTGGCATTGCTATGGGACAAGCTGGATCCGATGTCGCCAAAGAGGCTTCCGATATTGTGCTTACGGATGACAATTTTGCTTCTATTCTCAAcgccgttgaagaaggccgTCGTATGTTTGACAACATCCAAAAATTCATTCTTCACGTCTTGGCGGAAAACATCGCCCAGGCCTGTACTCTTTTGATTGGTCTCGTCTTTAAGGACAAGCGCGGCATTTCCGTGTTCCCTCTGGCTCCTGTGGAAATTCTTTGGATTATCATGATTACCTCTGGTATGCCTGATATGGGTCTCGGGTTTGAGATTGCTGCTCCGGATATCATGCAACGACCACCTCAGAAC TTGAAGCAAGGTGTCTTTACCCCGGAACTTTTGGTTGACATGGTGGTCTACGGCCTCTGGATGTCAGGCCTCTGCCTGGCGtccttcgtcctcgtcttATATGGTTTTGGCAACGGCGCTGCTGACCTCGGTGACAACTGCAACAACGAGTACTCTGAGGAGTGTAAGGTTGTATTCCGCGCTCGTGCCACGACATTCGCATGCCTCACCTGGTTTGCTCTCTTCCTGGCGTGGGAAATGGTCAACATGCGCCGATCCTTCTTCCGCATGCAGCCCAAGAGCAAGCGCTACTTTACGCAATGGATCATCGATGTCTGGCGCAACAAGTTCCTCTTCTGGGCTATTGTCGCAGGCTTTGTCACCATGTTCCCAATTATTTACATCCCTGGTCTGAACACGGTTGTGTTTAAGCACGCCAGCATCAGCTGGGAATGGGGCATTGTTTTTGTCGAAGccgtcctcttcttcttgggcattGAAGCCTGGAAGTGGGCTAAGCGAGTCTACTTCCGGCGACAGGCGAGAAAGAGGACCAATCATCAGACTGATCTGGAGACTCGCACCTTTGGCCATTATTTTAAGAGTGGCAATGCTAGtggcgaggatgaagatggttcCAATGTGGACAGTGAAGCCAACTCTGAGAAGAGGGATCGTTCTACGGGCGCCAACGGGGAAAAGGAAGCTCAATGA